The Sinorhizobium chiapasense genome contains a region encoding:
- a CDS encoding helix-turn-helix transcriptional regulator: MVISGELFEAAGARMKVLESAVEGCAHGFEASSRGAILRNLEASEPNWRWLVPFDSAADCSLRFTRQQLHTTAITSAEHSVSLEALARRNTAHISIFFVRTGGIEIGGRRGRKMLSIPAGHVASVCQLAARRLAFDARSSWLALHIPASALRRHFEDITGRPYVQKFVLPLTGFSEADADGLYQTLRQAERNLSPDYPSSDSGEERPILAKAYEQLALAKLFAKLPHNLADAFGRGTLPAAPRQLLKAEAFMRENLSKPITIDDLAGAAGCSPRALQRMFRTYRGGSPIGTLCSYRLAAAHCAIKASRTANITDLAISLQFSNPGRFSVLYKSAYGLSPSSALRFARGEGKIELADTSEHG; this comes from the coding sequence ATGGTCATTTCAGGCGAACTCTTCGAAGCAGCAGGTGCGCGGATGAAGGTGCTCGAAAGTGCTGTTGAAGGATGCGCGCATGGTTTTGAAGCATCTTCGCGTGGCGCCATCCTGCGCAATCTCGAGGCCTCCGAACCGAATTGGCGGTGGTTGGTTCCCTTCGATTCAGCCGCGGACTGTTCGCTCCGGTTCACCAGGCAACAGCTTCACACGACCGCGATAACCAGCGCGGAGCACTCAGTCTCTCTCGAGGCGCTGGCCAGACGCAACACGGCGCACATCAGCATCTTCTTCGTGCGGACCGGCGGGATTGAAATCGGTGGTCGGCGAGGCCGCAAGATGCTGTCCATCCCCGCCGGCCACGTCGCAAGCGTCTGCCAATTGGCAGCAAGACGACTGGCCTTTGACGCTCGCAGCTCCTGGCTGGCGTTGCACATTCCCGCATCCGCACTGCGGCGGCACTTCGAGGATATCACCGGTAGACCCTATGTGCAGAAATTCGTGTTGCCGCTGACCGGCTTTAGCGAAGCCGACGCGGATGGCCTGTACCAGACGCTCCGGCAGGCAGAGAGAAACCTGAGTCCTGACTATCCAAGTTCTGACTCTGGAGAAGAAAGACCGATCCTGGCAAAGGCGTACGAACAGCTGGCGCTGGCCAAGCTGTTTGCAAAGTTGCCTCACAACCTTGCCGATGCGTTCGGTCGAGGGACGCTGCCCGCAGCGCCAAGGCAACTGCTCAAGGCCGAGGCCTTTATGCGGGAGAACTTGTCCAAGCCGATAACGATCGACGACCTCGCCGGCGCAGCAGGATGTAGCCCGCGGGCGCTCCAGAGGATGTTCCGCACCTATCGCGGCGGCTCACCGATCGGAACGCTGTGCAGCTATCGGCTGGCCGCAGCCCATTGCGCGATAAAGGCCAGCCGCACGGCCAACATCACCGATCTGGCAATCAGCCTTCAGTTCTCCAACCCCGGCCGTTTCTCGGTTCTCTACAAGAGCGCCTACGGCCTCAGCCCCTCGTCCGCCCTGCGTTTTGCACGCGGCGAGGGCAAGATCGAGCTCGCTGACACCAGCGAGCACGGTTGA
- a CDS encoding ABC transporter permease yields MAMVSTRSTLTWRGVALRCPPSVFIAFLWIAILGVIALLANHLTPFDITATDLRARFRPPVFLDGGDWNHPFGTDQLGRDTFSRLLFSIRTSMTIGLISTFIAAAIGISLGFLAAHTRGRLEQVILMLIDAQAAIPFMIVALAVLAFFGNNLVLFTVLLGFFGWERIARLCRGLAMSASEQGYTIAVRDIGASPVRVYALHILPNVASSVIVAMTLNLPEVILLETGLSFLGLGVQPPLSSLGNMVGTARGYIEGAPWLVLIPSAVIMLTALAISIIGDWLRDRADPTSEGAH; encoded by the coding sequence CGGCGTGGCGTTACGCTGTCCTCCTTCAGTGTTCATTGCGTTTCTCTGGATTGCAATTCTGGGCGTAATCGCCCTGTTGGCCAACCATCTCACCCCCTTTGACATAACCGCGACGGATTTGCGTGCGCGCTTCCGCCCCCCCGTTTTCCTGGACGGGGGGGACTGGAACCATCCCTTTGGAACCGACCAACTCGGCCGCGACACGTTTTCGCGTCTGCTCTTCTCGATCCGGACGAGCATGACGATCGGGCTAATCTCGACATTTATCGCTGCAGCCATTGGAATCAGTCTCGGGTTTCTTGCCGCCCACACCCGGGGTCGACTGGAACAGGTCATCCTGATGCTGATCGATGCTCAGGCCGCAATCCCGTTCATGATCGTCGCCCTCGCCGTTCTCGCCTTTTTTGGCAACAACCTCGTCCTGTTCACGGTGCTCCTGGGCTTCTTCGGATGGGAACGCATCGCCCGCCTCTGCCGCGGACTCGCAATGTCAGCATCCGAGCAGGGCTATACAATCGCAGTACGGGATATCGGTGCTTCGCCGGTGCGGGTCTATGCACTGCATATCCTGCCTAACGTTGCATCCAGCGTGATCGTCGCAATGACGCTCAATCTGCCGGAAGTCATCCTGCTCGAAACCGGTCTGTCGTTCTTGGGACTTGGTGTGCAGCCACCACTATCGAGCCTCGGCAACATGGTTGGAACAGCACGTGGCTATATCGAAGGGGCGCCTTGGCTGGTGCTCATCCCGAGCGCCGTTATCATGTTAACCGCGCTTGCGATTTCCATCATCGGCGATTGGCTGCGAGACCGGGCGGACCCCACGAGCGAAGGTGCCCATTGA
- a CDS encoding DUF1045 domain-containing protein — protein sequence MSNAQPSERRYAIYYAPRSEHPLTAAAVHWLGRDPFGKIDPTSGARTAGEALLTSDPRRYGFHATLKAPFRLREGTSVEDVEQALGRFAASRPPCPIGPLKIDLLGGFFALVPVHPVPALRGFAAQVVEDFDRFRAPMDGDDLKRRMSRQLDEVEMTNLVTWGYPYVLGRFRFHMTLTDRVPENGRAAMRARLEEMFEPYLSDDYYIDALSLFVQEHRGADFVVRSQFALKTDSVLRTAV from the coding sequence ATGAGTAATGCGCAGCCGAGTGAACGCAGATACGCAATCTACTACGCGCCAAGGTCCGAACATCCGCTGACCGCCGCCGCCGTGCATTGGCTAGGCCGCGATCCGTTTGGCAAGATTGATCCAACCAGCGGTGCCCGAACCGCCGGGGAGGCCCTTCTCACCTCGGACCCGCGCCGGTACGGTTTTCACGCAACCCTCAAGGCACCATTCCGGTTGAGAGAAGGCACTTCAGTCGAGGACGTAGAACAGGCACTCGGTCGGTTTGCTGCATCACGGCCGCCTTGTCCGATCGGGCCTTTGAAGATCGATCTTCTCGGCGGCTTCTTCGCGCTCGTGCCCGTTCACCCAGTCCCGGCCTTGCGTGGTTTTGCTGCCCAGGTCGTTGAAGATTTCGATCGGTTCCGGGCGCCGATGGACGGAGATGACCTCAAGCGACGCATGAGCCGCCAACTCGACGAGGTCGAGATGACCAATCTCGTCACCTGGGGCTACCCTTATGTCTTGGGCCGGTTCCGCTTCCACATGACCTTGACCGATCGCGTCCCGGAAAATGGCCGCGCGGCGATGCGCGCGCGCCTGGAGGAGATGTTCGAGCCGTATCTGTCCGACGACTATTATATCGATGCTCTGTCGCTCTTCGTGCAGGAACACCGCGGTGCCGATTTCGTGGTCCGATCGCAATTCGCGCTCAAGACCGACTCGGTCCTCAGGACGGCGGTCTGA
- a CDS encoding electron transfer flavoprotein-ubiquinone oxidoreductase translates to MESTIAPERESMEFDVVIVGAGPAGLAAAIRLKQVNPELSVVVLEKGAEVGAHILSGAVVDPIGIDRLLPGWRDEPDHPFKTEVTDDHFLLLGPAGSIRLPNFLMPPLMNNHGNYIVSLGLVCRWLATHAEALGVEIYPGFAATEVLYNDDGAVIGVATGDMGIERSGEPGPNFARGMALLGKYTLIGEGVRGSLAKELIAKFKLGEGRDVPKFGIGLKELWEVKPENHKPGLVQHSFGWPLDMRTGGGSFLYHLEDNLVAVGFVVHLNYKNPYLHPFEEFQRFKTHPAIRGTFEGAKRLSYGARAITEGGYQSVPKLSFPGGALIGCSAGFVNVPRIKGSHNAVLSGMLAAEKLAEAIASGRANDEPVEIENAWRASDIGRDLKRVRNVKSLWSKFGTAVGVALGGLDMWTNQLFGFSFFGTLRHGKADAASLQPAEQHQKIDYPKPDGVLTFDRLSSVFLSNTNHEEDQPIHLQVKDPDLQKRSEYDVFAGPSTRYCPAGVYEWVEKDGKPTFVINAQNCVHCKTCDIKDPNQNINWVPPQGGEGPVYSNM, encoded by the coding sequence ATGGAAAGCACAATAGCTCCCGAACGCGAGAGCATGGAATTCGACGTGGTGATCGTCGGGGCGGGGCCGGCCGGCCTGGCCGCCGCGATCCGGCTGAAGCAGGTCAATCCGGAGCTTTCGGTCGTCGTGCTGGAAAAGGGCGCCGAGGTCGGCGCGCATATTCTTTCGGGCGCCGTCGTCGACCCGATCGGCATCGACCGGCTGTTGCCTGGCTGGCGCGACGAGCCCGACCATCCGTTCAAGACGGAGGTCACCGACGATCATTTCCTCCTCTTAGGACCGGCCGGCTCGATCCGCCTGCCGAATTTCCTGATGCCGCCGTTGATGAACAATCACGGCAACTACATCGTCTCGCTTGGGCTTGTCTGTCGCTGGCTTGCCACCCATGCCGAGGCGCTCGGCGTCGAGATCTATCCGGGCTTTGCCGCAACCGAGGTGCTCTACAACGACGACGGCGCAGTGATCGGTGTTGCCACGGGCGACATGGGCATCGAACGCTCCGGCGAGCCGGGGCCGAACTTCGCCCGCGGCATGGCGCTGCTCGGCAAATACACGCTGATCGGCGAGGGCGTGCGCGGTTCGCTCGCCAAGGAACTGATCGCCAAGTTCAAGCTCGGTGAAGGTCGCGACGTGCCGAAATTCGGCATCGGCCTGAAGGAGCTCTGGGAGGTGAAGCCGGAGAACCATAAGCCAGGGCTGGTGCAGCACTCTTTCGGCTGGCCGCTCGACATGAGAACCGGCGGCGGCTCCTTCCTCTATCACCTTGAGGATAACCTCGTCGCGGTCGGCTTCGTCGTCCACCTCAATTACAAGAACCCCTATCTCCATCCGTTCGAGGAGTTCCAGCGCTTCAAGACGCACCCGGCGATCCGCGGCACCTTCGAGGGGGCGAAACGCCTCTCCTATGGCGCCCGCGCCATCACCGAGGGCGGCTACCAGTCGGTGCCGAAGCTCTCCTTCCCCGGTGGCGCGCTGATCGGCTGCTCGGCCGGCTTTGTCAACGTACCGCGCATCAAGGGCAGCCACAACGCGGTGCTGTCGGGCATGCTGGCGGCGGAGAAGCTCGCCGAGGCGATCGCCAGCGGCCGCGCCAATGACGAGCCGGTCGAGATCGAAAATGCCTGGCGGGCGAGCGACATCGGTCGCGACCTGAAGCGGGTGAGGAACGTCAAGTCGCTGTGGTCGAAGTTCGGCACCGCCGTCGGCGTCGCGCTCGGAGGCCTCGACATGTGGACGAACCAGCTGTTCGGCTTCTCCTTCTTCGGCACGCTGAGGCACGGCAAGGCCGATGCGGCCTCGCTCCAACCGGCGGAACAGCACCAGAAGATCGACTATCCGAAGCCGGACGGGGTTTTGACCTTCGATCGGCTCTCCTCGGTGTTCCTGTCGAACACCAACCACGAGGAAGACCAGCCGATCCACTTGCAAGTGAAGGATCCCGACCTCCAGAAGCGCTCGGAATATGACGTCTTTGCCGGCCCGTCGACGCGCTACTGTCCGGCCGGCGTCTACGAGTGGGTGGAAAAGGACGGCAAGCCGACCTTCGTCATCAACGCCCAGAACTGCGTGCACTGCAAGACCTGCGACATCAAGGACCCCAACCAGAACATCAACTGGGTGCCGCCACAGGGCGGAGAGGGGCCTGTCTATTCGAATATGTGA
- the phnN gene encoding phosphonate metabolism protein/1,5-bisphosphokinase (PRPP-forming) PhnN codes for MSMELFGRLVLVVGPSGAGKDTLIDYARDRLRSDPCVHLVRRVISRPVAVGEEHEPVDGDEFQRRVREGAFALHWQAHGLCYGIPSEIDVLLKRGDVVVANGSRAIFPDARERYSQLLVVNVTAPMNVLAKRLVERGRENLESVRQRLIRSEQQSVEGDEVLHIDNAGPPEIAGERFLAVLIEQAGRAK; via the coding sequence ATGTCCATGGAATTGTTTGGCCGTCTTGTCCTTGTCGTCGGCCCCAGCGGCGCCGGCAAGGATACCCTCATCGATTATGCCCGCGATCGGCTTCGTTCCGACCCATGCGTTCATTTAGTGCGGCGCGTCATCAGCCGGCCTGTCGCGGTCGGAGAAGAGCACGAACCGGTCGACGGTGACGAGTTCCAGCGGCGGGTTCGCGAAGGCGCCTTCGCGTTGCACTGGCAGGCGCACGGCCTTTGCTACGGTATCCCCTCCGAAATCGACGTATTGCTGAAGCGTGGCGATGTCGTCGTCGCCAACGGCTCCAGAGCGATTTTCCCCGACGCTAGAGAGCGCTACTCGCAACTGCTCGTCGTCAACGTCACCGCGCCCATGAACGTCTTGGCGAAGCGCCTGGTCGAACGGGGGCGGGAAAATCTGGAAAGCGTCAGGCAGCGTCTGATCCGAAGCGAGCAGCAAAGCGTCGAAGGTGACGAGGTGCTGCATATCGACAACGCGGGTCCGCCGGAGATTGCCGGCGAGCGCTTTCTCGCTGTGCTCATCGAACAAGCTGGCCGGGCGAAGTGA
- a CDS encoding LysE family translocator gives MTYNAYVFAVLALLATPGPTNTLMGLAAARKGLRCTLQLLPAELAGYFTMIMPLTLLGTEMVSRWPAVAVLVKATAASWILYVAIKLWRVGGNIARDHEITIWRVYLTTMLNPKALILALVLLPSPTDQQFLPRLGVFGLLAIAVAFTWGGLGTLLGNRQKSGSRLLVIQRISSVWLAIISATLIAGIVHG, from the coding sequence ATGACCTACAACGCATACGTCTTCGCTGTTCTGGCGCTGCTAGCAACCCCTGGACCAACAAATACCCTCATGGGATTGGCTGCTGCACGCAAGGGCTTGCGGTGCACCCTTCAACTGCTACCAGCCGAACTCGCAGGCTACTTTACCATGATAATGCCCTTGACATTGCTTGGGACGGAGATGGTCTCGCGTTGGCCGGCGGTTGCAGTGCTTGTGAAGGCTACCGCAGCAAGTTGGATCCTGTATGTTGCGATCAAACTGTGGAGGGTCGGGGGTAACATCGCACGTGACCACGAGATCACGATCTGGCGTGTTTACTTGACCACTATGCTTAACCCGAAGGCCTTGATCCTTGCACTCGTTCTTCTGCCTTCGCCAACTGATCAACAATTTCTGCCAAGGCTGGGTGTTTTCGGGCTCTTGGCGATTGCCGTAGCATTTACCTGGGGCGGATTGGGAACCCTTTTGGGAAATCGCCAAAAGAGTGGGTCGCGACTGCTCGTGATCCAGCGCATATCCTCGGTATGGCTGGCGATTATCTCCGCGACACTGATCGCAGGCATCGTTCATGGCTAG